From a region of the Eretmochelys imbricata isolate rEreImb1 chromosome 6, rEreImb1.hap1, whole genome shotgun sequence genome:
- the PLD4 gene encoding 5'-3' exonuclease PLD4 has product MIGKNAFKKSLLLNEYSYVKLNSNDQKGIKTFQSVLVISIVGFVVLMAIYIIKPVTIDFPEDKETIISSYQQMEEQGLFGDILEDKMINEDNVNRCNDSCNFELVESIPYDMPYEKNSTTVKPLYQAWMGLLNMAQERIHVASYYWSLTGEDINVNDSSSELGEDILKKFESLLMENVSVYIATSLPTLAVNSTDLKVLKKKGAHVRRVNFGHLTKGVLHSKFWIVDMKHMYIGSANMDWRSFSQVKEVGAVIYNCSCLASDLWKTFRTYWDLGHAKATIPSPWPSNYSTKINKYRPLEVQFNGTLTTAYFSASPPAFCPKGRTRDLISIIDVINDAEEYVYVSVMEYFPTTRFRHPTKYWPDIDNALRGVAFNRNVQIRLLISCWLHTDPSMFHYLQSLRDLSDPHTNITIDVKIFIVPVLNHTNIPFGRVNHNKYMVTDKVAYIGTSNWSKDYFTNTAGVGLIVNQTSTDPQRKKPVIQEQLKNLFERDWNSKYSVNMEDLHGQKDCSWEEGLSYL; this is encoded by the exons ATG ATtggaaaaaatgcttttaaaaaatccctgctGTTAAATGAGTATTCCTATGTGAAATTAAACTCAAATGACCAAAAAGGCATCAAAACG TTTCAGTCTGTACTGGTGATTTCAATAGTTGGGTTTGTTGTCCTGATGGCTATTTACATCATAAAACCAGTCACCATAGATtttccagaggacaaagaaaccATTATCAGCAGTTACCAGCAGATGGAGGAGCAAGGACTCTTTGGAGATATCTTGGAAGACAAGATGATTAATGAAGACAATGTCAATAGATGTAATGATTCATGCAA TTTTGAACTTGTGGAAAGTATTCCTTATGACATGCCTTATGAGAAAAATAGCACCACTGTGAAACCCTTATACCAAGCCTGGATGGGTCTCCTCAACATGGCACAGGAAAGAATTCATGTGGCTTCTTACTACTGGTCTCTCACAGGAGAAGATATAAATGTAAATGACTCATCATCTGAACTG GGTGAAGATATTCTGAAGAAGTTTGAAAGTTTACTTATGGAGAATGTCTCAGTGTATATTGCAACAAGCCTGCCAACTTTAGCTGTAAATTCAACTGATCTTAAGGTTTTGAAGAAAAAAG GGGCTCATGTGAGAAGGGTCAATTTTGGACATTTGACCAAAGGTGTGCTGCATTCCAAATTCTGGATTGTAGACATGAAACACATGTATATTGGCAGTGCAAATATGGACTGGAGGTCATTTTCTCAG GTGAAAGAAGTTGGTGCCGTGATATACAACTGCAGCTGCTTAGCCAGCGATCTATGGAAAACGTTTAGAACATACTGGGATCTTGGGCACGCTAAAGCCACCATTCCCTCCCCATGGCCGAGCAATTATTCCACCAAAATTAACAAGTATAGGCCTCTGGAAGTGCAGTTTAATGGAACCTTGACAACTGCCTATTTTTCT GCCTCTCCTCCTGCGTTTTGCCCAAAGGGTCGTACTCGCGATCTCATTTCTATTATTGATGTTATAAATGATGCAGAAGAATATGTGTATGTCTCAGTCATGGAGTATTTTCCTACAACCCGCTTCAGACACCCAACAAA ATACTGGCCAGACATTGACAATGCTCTGAGAGGTGTGGCATTCAACCGCAACGTACAAATCAGGCTTTTGATCAGCTGCTGGCTCCACACTGACCCGTCCATGTTCCATTACTTGCAGTCACTTCGTGATCTCAGTGATCCACATACCAACATCACCATCGATGTG AAAATCTTCATTGTTCCAGTTTTGAATCACACAAACATCCCTTTCGGGAGAGTGAACCACAATAAATATATGGTCACTGATAAAGTGGCGTATATTG GGACTTCCAATTGGTCAAAAGATTACTTTACTAATACAGCTGGAGTTGGGTTGATTGTCAACCAGACTTCAACAGATCCTCAAAGAAAGAAGCCCGTTATACAGGAACAATTAAAAAATCTTTTTGAACGAGACTGGAATTCCAAATATTCAGTAAATATGGAAGATCTGCATGGGCAGAAAGACTGTTCCTGGGAAGAGGGATTAAGTTACTTATAA